One window from the genome of Pedococcus badiiscoriae encodes:
- a CDS encoding 2-oxoacid:acceptor oxidoreductase subunit alpha, with product MSKNVEKLDRVVIRFAGDSGDGMQLTGDRFTSETAALGNDLSTLPNFPAEIRAPQGTLPGVSSFQLHFADHDVLTPGDAPDVLVAMNPAALKANLRDLPRGATIIANTDEFSKRNLAKVGYAANPLEDGSLESWHVHPVALTSITVEALAAFDSLSRKDKERAKNMFALGLLSWMYHRPTTGTESFLEKKFGSKPDILAANLAALKAGLNYGETTEDFAVSYEIAPAAMSPGTYRNITGNAALALGLVTAAHRAGIPLVLGSYPITPASDILHTLSGLKRYGVTTLQAEDEIAGIGAALGASFGGAIGVTTTSGPGVALKSETIGLGVSLELPLVIVDVQRGGPSTGLPTKTEQSDLLQAMFGRNGESPVPIIAPKSPADCFDAALEAVRIATAYRTPVFLLSDGYLANGSEPWSIPSVAELPDLTVEFATEPNDTDDSGQPVFHPFLRDEATLARPWAVPGTPGLEHRIGGIEKANITGNISYDPDNHDLMTRLRAAKVERIADTIGDLEVDDPSGEARVLVLGWGSTYGPIAAAARSVRNTGAKVARAHLRHLNPFPANTGEVLRRYDKVLVPEMNMGQLALLLRARFLVDVHSFTQVRGLPFTTVELADAIVSLASGDDTIAPDSTDATTDRVVAKGGHP from the coding sequence ATGAGCAAGAACGTCGAGAAGCTCGACCGCGTCGTCATCCGCTTCGCCGGGGACTCGGGCGACGGCATGCAGCTCACGGGGGACCGCTTCACGTCGGAGACCGCCGCGCTGGGCAACGACCTGTCCACGCTGCCCAACTTCCCGGCGGAGATCCGCGCGCCCCAGGGCACCCTGCCCGGCGTCTCCAGCTTCCAGCTGCACTTCGCCGACCACGACGTGCTCACCCCGGGCGACGCCCCTGACGTGCTGGTGGCGATGAACCCGGCCGCGCTCAAGGCCAACCTGCGCGACCTGCCCCGGGGCGCGACGATCATCGCCAACACCGACGAGTTCTCCAAGCGCAACCTCGCCAAGGTCGGCTACGCCGCCAACCCCCTCGAGGACGGCAGCCTCGAGTCCTGGCACGTGCACCCGGTGGCCCTGACGTCGATCACGGTGGAGGCGCTCGCGGCCTTCGACTCCTTGTCCCGCAAGGACAAGGAGCGCGCCAAGAACATGTTCGCGCTCGGGCTGCTCTCGTGGATGTACCACCGGCCGACCACCGGCACGGAGTCCTTCCTGGAGAAGAAGTTCGGCTCCAAGCCCGACATCCTGGCCGCCAACCTCGCTGCCCTCAAGGCGGGCCTGAACTACGGCGAGACCACCGAGGACTTCGCGGTGTCCTACGAGATCGCCCCCGCCGCGATGAGCCCCGGCACCTACCGCAACATCACCGGCAACGCCGCCCTCGCGCTCGGCCTGGTGACCGCCGCACACCGGGCCGGCATCCCGCTGGTGCTCGGGTCCTACCCCATCACCCCGGCCTCCGACATCCTGCACACCCTCTCGGGCCTCAAGCGCTACGGCGTCACGACCCTGCAGGCCGAGGACGAGATCGCCGGCATCGGCGCGGCGCTGGGCGCGAGCTTCGGCGGCGCCATCGGGGTCACCACGACCTCCGGACCGGGTGTCGCGCTCAAGTCCGAGACCATCGGCCTGGGTGTCTCGCTCGAGCTCCCCCTGGTCATCGTCGACGTGCAGCGCGGCGGTCCCTCGACGGGGCTGCCCACCAAGACCGAGCAGTCCGACCTCCTGCAGGCGATGTTCGGTCGCAACGGCGAGTCACCGGTGCCGATCATCGCCCCGAAGTCACCCGCCGACTGCTTCGACGCCGCCCTCGAGGCCGTGCGCATCGCGACGGCATACCGGACGCCCGTCTTCCTGCTGTCGGACGGCTACCTCGCCAACGGCTCTGAGCCGTGGTCGATCCCGTCGGTGGCCGAGCTGCCCGACCTGACCGTCGAGTTCGCCACCGAGCCCAACGACACCGACGACTCGGGGCAGCCGGTCTTCCACCCGTTCCTGCGCGACGAGGCGACCCTCGCCCGACCGTGGGCCGTGCCGGGCACCCCCGGCCTCGAGCACCGCATCGGCGGGATCGAGAAGGCCAACATCACCGGCAACATCTCCTATGACCCCGACAACCACGACCTGATGACCCGCCTGCGGGCGGCCAAGGTCGAACGCATCGCCGACACCATCGGCGACCTCGAGGTCGACGACCCGAGCGGTGAGGCACGCGTCCTCGTCCTCGGCTGGGGGTCGACCTACGGGCCGATCGCCGCCGCCGCGCGCAGCGTCCGCAACACCGGCGCGAAGGTCGCCCGGGCCCACCTGCGTCATCTCAACCCCTTCCCGGCCAACACCGGAGAGGTGCTGCGGCGCTACGACAAGGTCCTCGTCCCGGAGATGAACATGGGCCAGCTCGCCCTGCTGCTGCGGGCCAGGTTCCTCGTGGACGTGCACTCGTTCACCCAGGTGCGCGGGCTGCCGTTCACCACCGTCGAGCTCGCCGACGCCATCGTCTCGCTCGCCTCCGGCGACGACACCATCGCCCCTGACAGCACGGACGCCACCACAGACCGTGTGGTCGCCAAGGGAGGACATCCATGA
- a CDS encoding 2-oxoacid:ferredoxin oxidoreductase subunit beta, translating into MSTDLGMPSMGVRSGTAGVPRLADDAPKQTKKEFTSDQEVRWCPGCGDYAILAAVQGFLPELGLKRENTVFVSGIGCSSRFPYYLDTYGLHSIHGRAPAIATGLATSRPDLSVWVVTGDGDALSIGGNHLIHALRRNVNLTILLFNNQIYGLTKGQYSPTSEVGKITKSTPMGSVDNPFNPVSLALGAEATFVARTTDTDRKHLTGILRAAAEHRGTSLVEIYQNCPIFNDGAFDLIKDQSEQEARIVHLADGQPVGVGPEGDRQVLVRGEGGAMEFVPQAQAQGRDVVVHDAAAPDPTQAFALSRLDSPAMTHVPMGIFRSVSLPTYDDLVRAQVDAAIDTAGGRPTDADIDALIHGRDTWTVA; encoded by the coding sequence ATGAGCACCGACCTGGGTATGCCGTCCATGGGCGTCCGCAGCGGCACCGCCGGTGTGCCGCGCCTCGCCGACGACGCCCCGAAGCAGACCAAGAAGGAGTTCACCTCCGACCAGGAGGTGCGCTGGTGCCCGGGGTGCGGCGACTACGCCATCCTCGCCGCCGTGCAGGGCTTCCTGCCCGAGCTCGGGCTCAAGCGCGAGAACACCGTGTTCGTCTCGGGGATCGGCTGCTCCTCCCGCTTCCCCTACTACCTCGACACCTACGGCCTGCACTCGATCCACGGCCGGGCCCCGGCCATCGCCACCGGGCTGGCCACGAGCCGCCCGGACCTGTCGGTGTGGGTCGTCACCGGTGACGGGGATGCGCTGTCGATCGGTGGCAACCACCTCATCCACGCGCTGCGCCGCAACGTCAACCTCACGATCCTGTTGTTCAACAACCAGATCTACGGCCTGACCAAGGGCCAGTACTCGCCCACCTCCGAGGTCGGCAAGATCACCAAGTCGACGCCCATGGGCTCGGTCGACAACCCCTTCAACCCGGTGTCCCTGGCGCTCGGCGCCGAGGCCACCTTCGTGGCGCGGACCACCGACACCGACCGCAAGCACCTCACCGGGATCCTGCGCGCGGCGGCCGAGCACCGTGGCACGTCCCTCGTCGAGATCTACCAGAACTGCCCGATCTTCAACGACGGCGCGTTCGACCTGATCAAGGACCAGTCCGAGCAGGAGGCGCGCATCGTCCACCTCGCCGACGGGCAGCCCGTCGGCGTCGGGCCGGAGGGTGACCGCCAGGTGCTGGTGCGCGGCGAGGGAGGTGCGATGGAGTTCGTCCCGCAGGCCCAGGCCCAGGGACGCGACGTCGTCGTGCACGATGCCGCCGCGCCGGACCCGACGCAGGCGTTCGCCCTGTCGCGGCTCGACTCCCCCGCGATGACGCACGTCCCGATGGGCATCTTCCGCAGTGTCAGCCTGCCCACCTATGACGACCTCGTCCGGGCCCAGGTGGACGCAGCGATCGACACCGCGGGCGGGCGCCCCACCGACGCCGACATCGACGCGCTCATCCACGGGCGAGACACCTGGACCGTGGCGTGA
- the rarD gene encoding EamA family transporter RarD yields MPRDDERRGTVYGLLAYAIWGAFPLYFAALKPAGAWEILSHRILWTLLLCALVLLVRRDLAWARQLWQRPRLGLGVTAAALLIATNWVIYVAAVIGGKTTEAALGYFLNPIVTVALGVVVLRERLRPLQWVAVAIGALAAIYLSIAARSVPLIPVSLAMSFGLYGLVKKKVGASLEAMHSLAAETAVLAPVALVMLAVLTARGDTTFTTHGGVHTALLVAAGVATAIPLLLFAAAARRVPLVTIGLLQFITPVLQLLCGVLLLGEHLSGTRWIGFGIVWVALAVLSYDSLRNLPRRGRPDVEAVLP; encoded by the coding sequence GTGCCGCGCGACGACGAGAGGCGTGGCACGGTCTACGGGCTGCTGGCCTATGCGATCTGGGGAGCCTTCCCCCTCTACTTCGCTGCGCTGAAGCCGGCCGGGGCCTGGGAGATCCTGTCGCACCGCATCCTCTGGACGCTGCTGCTCTGCGCACTGGTCCTGCTCGTGCGCCGCGACCTGGCCTGGGCCCGTCAGCTGTGGCAGCGGCCGCGCCTCGGCCTCGGGGTCACCGCCGCAGCTCTACTCATCGCCACGAACTGGGTGATCTATGTGGCCGCCGTGATCGGCGGCAAGACGACCGAAGCCGCCCTGGGCTACTTCCTCAACCCCATCGTCACCGTCGCACTCGGGGTCGTCGTGCTGCGCGAACGACTGCGCCCCCTGCAGTGGGTGGCCGTCGCCATCGGTGCCCTGGCAGCCATCTACCTGAGCATCGCGGCAAGATCGGTGCCGCTCATCCCCGTCAGCCTCGCGATGTCGTTCGGGCTCTACGGACTCGTGAAGAAGAAGGTCGGCGCGTCGCTGGAGGCCATGCACTCGCTCGCCGCGGAGACGGCGGTGCTCGCGCCCGTCGCCCTCGTGATGCTGGCCGTGCTCACAGCTCGCGGAGACACCACCTTCACCACGCATGGGGGCGTGCACACCGCGCTGCTCGTCGCCGCCGGAGTCGCGACCGCCATCCCACTGCTGCTGTTCGCCGCCGCCGCACGCCGCGTCCCGCTCGTCACCATCGGCCTGCTGCAGTTCATCACGCCGGTGCTCCAGCTCCTGTGCGGCGTCCTGCTCCTCGGCGAGCACCTGTCCGGGACCCGCTGGATCGGTTTCGGCATCGTGTGGGTCGCCTTGGCAGTGCTGAGCTACGACTCGCTGCGCAACCTGCCTCGGCGCGGCCGGCCGGACGTCGAGGCCGTCCTGCCCTGA
- a CDS encoding DinB family protein, which yields MTLQPYTADEKSVLLAALRSHRDVMLWKLEGLSDEEVRRPMVPSGTNLLGLVKHLANAEYGWFCETFGRPTEPLTDISQDPEADMRAAAGETTEEIVAFYRRAAAASDAAIHELALEDTGTAYTGRTVSLRWVLVHMIEDTVRHAGHADILRELIDGGTGHHVPR from the coding sequence ATGACTCTGCAGCCCTACACCGCCGACGAGAAGTCGGTCCTGCTCGCCGCACTGCGCAGCCACCGCGACGTGATGCTCTGGAAGCTGGAGGGCCTGTCGGACGAGGAGGTGCGCCGTCCGATGGTGCCCAGCGGCACCAACCTCCTGGGGCTGGTCAAGCACCTCGCCAACGCCGAGTACGGCTGGTTCTGCGAGACGTTCGGCCGGCCCACCGAGCCGCTGACGGACATCTCGCAGGACCCCGAGGCCGACATGCGCGCTGCCGCGGGCGAGACCACCGAGGAGATCGTGGCCTTCTACCGGCGGGCCGCGGCGGCGTCGGATGCGGCGATCCACGAGCTGGCACTGGAGGACACCGGCACGGCCTACACCGGTCGGACCGTCAGCCTCCGCTGGGTGCTCGTGCACATGATCGAGGACACGGTCCGGCACGCGGGCCACGCCGACATCCTGCGCGAGCTGATCGACGGTGGCACCGGCCACCACGTGCCTCGCTGA
- a CDS encoding D-arabinono-1,4-lactone oxidase gives MTTWTNWAGNQSCHPAEVAAPRRPDEVVAAVERAHARGIPVKALGAGHSFTGVAATDGLQLSLDGLSGITHVDREQRRVRVLAGTPLHVLNPALHALGLALPNLGDIDRQSVAGAISTGTHGTGIRLQGIAAAVSGLELVLADGSVLACSAEVEPEVFQAARVGLGALGVITEVELQCVPAFRLHAKEFGADLFEVLERLEEDVERHDHVDMHWFPLTDRVLVKHNDRVPDGETGTPLPRWRAALDDDLLSNRLFELTNRGASRWPAVVPRLNAVSARLLGAREYTDDSWRVFVAERKVRFRESEYAVPRAAVTEVVLAVRSWLERHRAPLTFPLEIRFIGADDIWLSTAYQRENAYLAIHQYHRMDDHGAFAAFEAIVAEHEARPHWGKLHTLGADRLRELYPRFDDFVAVRDRLDPQRRFANAYLDHVLGR, from the coding sequence ATGACCACCTGGACCAACTGGGCCGGCAACCAGTCGTGCCATCCGGCGGAGGTCGCCGCGCCGCGCCGCCCGGACGAGGTGGTGGCGGCGGTCGAACGGGCACACGCCCGCGGCATACCGGTCAAGGCACTGGGGGCCGGGCACTCGTTCACCGGAGTGGCTGCCACGGACGGCCTCCAGCTGAGCCTCGACGGGCTGAGCGGCATCACGCACGTGGACCGGGAGCAGCGCAGGGTCAGGGTGCTGGCGGGGACCCCGCTGCACGTCCTCAACCCGGCGCTGCACGCGCTCGGCCTCGCGCTGCCCAACCTCGGCGACATCGACCGGCAGTCGGTCGCGGGGGCCATCTCGACGGGCACCCACGGCACAGGCATCCGCCTACAGGGGATCGCTGCCGCGGTGTCCGGACTGGAGCTGGTGCTGGCCGACGGCTCCGTGCTGGCCTGCTCGGCGGAGGTCGAGCCGGAGGTCTTCCAGGCTGCGCGGGTGGGCCTGGGGGCGCTGGGCGTGATCACGGAGGTCGAGCTCCAGTGCGTGCCGGCCTTTCGCCTGCACGCCAAGGAGTTCGGCGCCGACCTGTTCGAGGTGCTCGAGCGCCTCGAGGAGGACGTCGAGCGCCATGACCACGTCGACATGCACTGGTTCCCGTTGACCGACCGGGTCCTCGTCAAGCACAACGACCGGGTCCCCGACGGGGAGACCGGCACCCCGCTGCCGCGCTGGCGTGCCGCCCTCGACGACGACCTGCTGTCCAACCGGCTCTTCGAGCTCACCAACCGCGGTGCGTCGCGGTGGCCGGCCGTGGTCCCCCGGCTCAACGCGGTGAGCGCGCGTCTGCTCGGCGCGCGCGAGTACACCGACGACTCGTGGCGGGTGTTCGTCGCCGAACGAAAGGTGCGGTTCAGGGAGAGCGAGTATGCCGTGCCCCGCGCCGCGGTCACGGAGGTCGTCCTGGCCGTGCGGAGCTGGCTCGAGCGACATCGGGCGCCCCTGACCTTCCCGCTGGAGATCCGGTTCATCGGGGCCGACGACATCTGGCTCTCGACGGCATACCAGCGGGAGAACGCGTACCTCGCGATCCACCAGTACCACCGGATGGACGACCACGGGGCCTTCGCGGCGTTCGAGGCCATCGTGGCCGAGCACGAGGCTCGACCGCACTGGGGCAAGCTGCACACCCTCGGCGCCGATCGGCTCAGGGAGCTCTACCCGCGGTTCGACGACTTCGTGGCCGTGCGGGACCGGCTCGACCCACAGCGACGGTTCGCCAACGCCTACCTGGACCACGTCCTGGGCCGATGA
- a CDS encoding amino acid deaminase/aldolase, producing MTLSWDAATAAVQPPFAIVDLDAFDANAADLVRRSLGKPIRVASKSVRCRALLSRVLAKPGFAGVMAYAVPEARWLVAQGLEDVFVAYPSVDRAGLAALASDAREAAQITLTVDSREHVELLAGLDRPHGLRVALDVDASLRIGRLHLGVRRSPLREPADVVAVARAAAAAGLSVVGVMFYDAQIAGLPDSSPAVRLVKRRSAQSLLRRRAEVVAAVREVADLEFVNGGGTGSLHVTGRDPSLTELAAGSGLYAPTLFDGYDDFTPRPAAAFALPVVRHPGPGFVTAFGGGYVASGPPGWARVPASFGRSDARLVRSEGVGEVQTPLQGNGVRDLRLGDRVWFRHAKAGEMCERFDSLHLVSGDRLVETVPTYRGEGKNFG from the coding sequence GTGACCCTCTCGTGGGACGCGGCGACAGCGGCCGTGCAACCTCCGTTCGCCATCGTCGACCTCGACGCCTTCGACGCCAACGCCGCCGACCTCGTGCGGCGGTCGCTCGGCAAACCGATCCGGGTGGCCTCCAAGTCGGTGCGTTGTCGCGCGCTCCTGTCACGGGTGCTGGCCAAGCCGGGCTTCGCCGGGGTGATGGCGTATGCCGTGCCCGAGGCGCGCTGGCTGGTCGCGCAGGGACTCGAGGACGTCTTCGTTGCCTACCCCAGCGTCGACCGGGCTGGCCTGGCTGCCCTGGCCTCGGACGCGCGGGAGGCCGCACAGATCACCCTGACGGTCGACTCCCGCGAGCACGTGGAGCTGCTCGCGGGACTGGATCGACCGCACGGGCTGCGGGTCGCCCTGGACGTCGACGCCTCACTGCGGATCGGCCGCCTGCACCTGGGCGTCCGGCGGTCGCCGCTGCGAGAGCCGGCCGACGTGGTGGCGGTGGCTCGCGCCGCGGCGGCCGCTGGTCTGTCCGTCGTGGGGGTGATGTTCTACGACGCCCAGATCGCCGGGCTACCCGACTCCTCACCCGCGGTGCGGTTGGTCAAGCGACGCTCCGCGCAGTCCCTGCTGCGCAGGCGCGCCGAGGTCGTCGCTGCCGTGCGCGAGGTGGCCGACCTCGAGTTCGTCAACGGTGGGGGGACCGGTTCCCTGCACGTCACCGGTCGCGACCCGTCGCTCACCGAGCTGGCGGCCGGGTCCGGGCTGTACGCCCCGACCCTGTTCGACGGCTACGACGACTTCACCCCGCGGCCCGCCGCGGCCTTCGCCCTGCCGGTCGTCCGTCACCCGGGCCCGGGGTTCGTCACCGCGTTCGGGGGTGGCTACGTGGCGTCCGGTCCGCCGGGGTGGGCGCGGGTGCCCGCGTCGTTCGGGAGGTCGGATGCCAGGCTGGTCAGGTCCGAGGGGGTGGGTGAGGTCCAGACGCCGTTGCAGGGCAACGGAGTTCGCGACCTGCGGCTGGGAGACCGCGTGTGGTTCCGGCATGCCAAGGCGGGGGAGATGTGTGAGCGTTTCGACTCCCTCCACCTGGTCAGCGGGGATCGGCTGGTCGAGACGGTGCCGACCTACCGTGGTGAGGGGAAGAACTTCGGATGA